DNA from Solidesulfovibrio fructosivorans JJ]:
GAAAGATGTGGCCGAACTTGAGGCAGGCCTCGCCGATGGTCGGGTCGTATATGATGGGCAAAAACCGCGCGGGATCGGACATGATGGTCTTATAAAAAAGCGTCTCGTTGTGGTCGAGCAGGTTGACCAGATAGATATAGCGGTCGATGTCCGTGTTCTTGTGGCCAAGCTGCATGAACACGCGCTTGAGCTGGTTGTCGATGGTTTCCGTCACGTCCGGAACGAGCCCAACAAGCCCCAGGGCCTGCTTCTGCTCCTCGGTGTAGGCCGTGGAATGCGTATGCACGGGGTCAAGGAGCAGGTCCCTGCCGCGTTTGCCTGCCTGCGTCATGCGCCACCTCGTCTGCTTTGCCGCTCGCGCGACGGTTCGGTCAAAAGCGCTCAATCCTTGGCCACGAAAGGATGCGTCATGTTGGCCGGCACCACGATCCGGTCAAACTCCGCCCCGTCCACATAGCCCAGGTCCATGGCCGCCTCGCGAAGCGTCAGGTCGTGCTCCATGGCATGATGGGCGATTTTCGAGGCCTTGTCGTAGCCGATGACCGGGGACAGGGCCGTGACCAGCATGAGCGAACGGCCGACGAACTCGGCGATGCGCCGCGTGTTGGGCTCCATGCCCTCCACCAGGAAGCGGCGGAAATTGTGCATGCCGTCCGTAAGGATGCGGATGGATTTCATGATGTTGTAGATGATCAGCGGCTTGTAGACGTTCATCTCCAGGATGCCGCCCGCGCCGCCGAAGCCCACGGCCACGTCGGCGGCCATGACCTGCCCGGCGATCATGGTCAGCGCCTCGCACTGGGTCGGGTTGACCTTGCCTGGCATGATCGAGGAGCCCGGCTCGTTGGACGGAATGATGAGCTCGTAAAAGCCGGCCCGGGGACCGCAGGCGAGCAAGCGTATGTCGCAGGCGATCTTGTAAAGCGACACGGCCAAGGTGCGAAGCGTCCCCGAAAGCTGGACCAGGGCGTCGTGGGCGCCCTGGACCGTAAACTTGTTGGGCGCGGGAACGAACGGCAGGTCCGTGAGCCCCGCGATATGGGCGATGGCCGCCTCGGCGAAGCCGGGCGCGGCGTTGATGCCCGTGCCCACGGCCGTGCCGCCGAGCGGCAGTTCGTAGACGCCGCCAAGGGCCGCCTCCAGCCGGACCACGTCATCGGCCAGCATGCCGGCGTAGCCGGAAAACTCCTGGCCGAGCGTCAGCGGCACCGCGTCCTGGAGATGGGTGCGGCCGATCTTGACGATGTCCTTCCAGGCCTCGGCCTTGGCGGCCAGGGCGTCGCGCAACTTGGCCAGCGAAGGACGCAGGTCGCGCACCACGCCCATGGCCGCGGCCATGTACATGGCGGTCGGAAAATTGTCGTTGGACGACTGGGACATATTGACGTGGTCGTTGGGGTGCACCGGCTTTTTCCCGCCAAGGGGCGTGCCGGCGAGCTGGCAGCAGCGGTTGGAGACGACCTCGTTGACGTTCATGTTGAACTGGGTGCCGCTGCCGGTCATCCAGACGCGTAGCGGAAACATGTCGTCGTGCTTGTGGTCGAGGATCTCGTCGCACACGGCGCAAATCATGGTCATGGCGTCGCGGGGCAGCCGGCCCTGCTCGGCGTTGGCCAGGGCGGCGGCCTTTTTGAGGATGGCGTAGGAACCGATCATCTCGCGCGGAATGAGGTCGTCGCCGATGCTGAAATGCTCAAGCGACCTCTGGGTCTGGGCGCCCCAGAGCTTGTCCGCCGGGACGTTCACCTCGCCCAGGCTGTCCGTTTCGATGCGCTCGTTCATCCGGCTCTCCTCCTTTACCGGTCCCGCTTGCCGGCCGACCGACGGCGGCTCGGGAACAGGCTCGTCCGCACCACGCCGACGGCGCGGGGGACGTTGGAATCCTACTTTTCCGGGTTACAACAAGGGACAGGGCGCGGCAAGACCAAAGGCCGATTTACGGCCCAGGTCGCCGCGCGGCGCCCGGAAAATCAGAACGCCTGGTACAGGATGCGCGCCCCGACAAAGACCAGGGCCACGGCCAGGCTCTGGATGATCCAGCGGCCTTTCAAGTGGTTGGACAGCTGGGCCCCGACCTGGGCCCCGACCATCGCCCCCAGGGCCAGATAGATCGTGCGGTGGACGCCCTGGACGAACACCCCGGTGGCGACGTGGGTTAGCGTGCCGGCCAGGGCCATGATGGCCAGGATGAAATGCGACGTGGCCGTGGCCACATGCACGGGAAAGGACAGGATGTAGACCAGGGCGGGCACGTGGATGATCCCGCCGCCGATGCCGAGAAAGCTCGACAGGTAGCCGACGAAGAGGCTGATGATGATGCCCGTGCGCAGCCGAAAGTCGTATTCGTGGACAACGCCGTCATGCTCCACGATGCGCCGATGGGTCAGCCCGGGCTTGCCCCGGGCGGGACTTGCCGCGCCGTTTCGCCGCACCATGAGAAAAAGCGCCCCGGCGACCAAGATCACCCCGAAGATCACGTCGAAAACGCGGCGCGGCACCCAGTTGCTCGAAAGCGCGCCGATCACCGCCCCGGGCACGGCCGCCAGGGCGAAAACCAGCCCGGACTTGTAGTCGATGCGCCCCTGCCGGCCATAGGCCTGGGCTCCCGAGGCGGCGTTGAAAAAGACCACGGCCAGGGAAATGCTGGTCAGAAGCGACGGGGAGTCGTGCGGATAGAGCAGCAGCAGCACCGGCATGAGCACGAAGCCGCCGCCCGCGCCGATCAGCGTGCCGTACGCGCCGACCCCCAAGCCAAGCAGGATGAAACCGAAATCATGCAGCAACGCGGGAGACATGCGAACCCCTCCGTCCGGCCCGTACGATCAGCGTCGGCCCCGTAGCGTCTCGAGAAGCGGTCCCAACGCGGACGGGGCCATGCGCAAGAGCACGTCGTCGCGGATGATGAAGTGGTGCTTCATGGCCGCCCCGGCATGGAGCACGAAAAGCGCGGCCAGAATAGAGGCTCCCGCGCCGTGCGCGCCTTCCAGGATGGTGCGCAGGGTCGCCGCGTCCCCAAGCCCCAAAAGGCCGGGCAGCTTCGGCAGGGAGACCCAACCGAAAAATTGCGTGTAGCGCGGCGAAAGGCTGTAGATGGACCAGCCGGTCAGCGGCTGGACAATCAGGAAAACGTAAAAGAGGACCTGGACGATCTTGAGGACCTTGCGTTCCCAGGGTCGCAGCGTCGGGGGCACGGGCGGCGGAACATGGCCGGCATGCCAGACAAGCCGCAAAAGCGTCACGACGAAGACCGTCACGCCAAGGGAGGCGTGCCACATGAAAAGCACGCCCCCGGACATGGTCCAACCGATGGCCAGAAGCGCCAGGACCAGGGCCACGGTGCACCAATGGATGCTTTTCCAGACCGGGTCATAGGCCGAAGGAACAATTGTCGTTGCCATATCCGTCATCTCTCCCTTTTGCGGGCGCGCAAAGCGGACCGATGCAACGGCGCGCCCGACATTCCCCCTCCAGGGTATGCCACCTTGGTCCGGACGTGGCAATGCCGCCCGCGCAAAGCCCGTTGCCCCGCCCTGCCGGGAAAAGCGCTTTCCACCACCCTTTACCGCCGCCCGGACGTGCATTATCCTCACCGTAGCCATGAAATTTCACATAACCACCATGGGCTGCCAGATGAACGTCGGCGACGGCGACTGGCTGACCCGTTCGCTTATAGGCCTGGGTTTCACACCCGCTCCTGAGGAAGAAGCCGAACTCTTCATTCTTTTCACCTGCTCGGTGCGCGAAAAGCCGGAACAGAAAGTGGCCAGCGAGCTGGGCCGCATCGCCGACCGCCACCGGGACAACCCGAACGCCTTTGTGGCCGTGGGCGGCTGCGTGGCCCAACAGTTCGGCACGGCCCTGTGGCGGCGCTTCCCCATGGTGCGCCTGGTGTTCGGCTCCGACGGCATCGCCGGCGCGCCCCAAGCGCTCAGCCGCCTTGCCGCCGAGCCCGGGCTTCGCCTGTCGCTTTTGGATTTCACCGAGACCTATCCCGAGCGCGACCAGTCCTGGCCCGAGGATACGGTGCCGCCCAGGGCCTTCGTGTCCATCATGCAGGGCTGCGACAACTTCTGCGCCTACTGCATCGTGCCCTTCGTGCGCGGCCGGCAGAAATCCCGGGGACTCCCGGCGGTGGTG
Protein-coding regions in this window:
- a CDS encoding class II fumarate hydratase — translated: MNERIETDSLGEVNVPADKLWGAQTQRSLEHFSIGDDLIPREMIGSYAILKKAAALANAEQGRLPRDAMTMICAVCDEILDHKHDDMFPLRVWMTGSGTQFNMNVNEVVSNRCCQLAGTPLGGKKPVHPNDHVNMSQSSNDNFPTAMYMAAAMGVVRDLRPSLAKLRDALAAKAEAWKDIVKIGRTHLQDAVPLTLGQEFSGYAGMLADDVVRLEAALGGVYELPLGGTAVGTGINAAPGFAEAAIAHIAGLTDLPFVPAPNKFTVQGAHDALVQLSGTLRTLAVSLYKIACDIRLLACGPRAGFYELIIPSNEPGSSIMPGKVNPTQCEALTMIAGQVMAADVAVGFGGAGGILEMNVYKPLIIYNIMKSIRILTDGMHNFRRFLVEGMEPNTRRIAEFVGRSLMLVTALSPVIGYDKASKIAHHAMEHDLTLREAAMDLGYVDGAEFDRIVVPANMTHPFVAKD
- a CDS encoding sulfite exporter TauE/SafE family protein, with translation MSPALLHDFGFILLGLGVGAYGTLIGAGGGFVLMPVLLLLYPHDSPSLLTSISLAVVFFNAASGAQAYGRQGRIDYKSGLVFALAAVPGAVIGALSSNWVPRRVFDVIFGVILVAGALFLMVRRNGAASPARGKPGLTHRRIVEHDGVVHEYDFRLRTGIIISLFVGYLSSFLGIGGGIIHVPALVYILSFPVHVATATSHFILAIMALAGTLTHVATGVFVQGVHRTIYLALGAMVGAQVGAQLSNHLKGRWIIQSLAVALVFVGARILYQAF
- a CDS encoding cytochrome b; the protein is MATTIVPSAYDPVWKSIHWCTVALVLALLAIGWTMSGGVLFMWHASLGVTVFVVTLLRLVWHAGHVPPPVPPTLRPWERKVLKIVQVLFYVFLIVQPLTGWSIYSLSPRYTQFFGWVSLPKLPGLLGLGDAATLRTILEGAHGAGASILAALFVLHAGAAMKHHFIIRDDVLLRMAPSALGPLLETLRGRR